In one window of candidate division KSB1 bacterium DNA:
- a CDS encoding transketolase, translating into MLETKEKTIKLKSITLSKEEIISDYRLAFKNRQACVLGRREVMGGKAKFGIFGDGKEIPQIALAKAFRLGDIRSGYYRDQTLVMALGIHTIHEFFAQLYAHTDVEAEPATAGRSMNCHFATRSLSDDGSWKDMMSEYNSASDISPTGSQMPKLVGLSYASKLYRELKELQSFKQFSNNGNEIAFGTIGNASCAEGMFWESINAIGVLKAPMVLSIWDDHYGISVPNEEQVTKENISELLKGFQRKPGNNPGYDIYTVKGWQYPELIEIYQKAAKIAREQHVPSIIHVTEITQPQGHSTSGSHERYKSKERLVWEDEFDGIRKMREWMIGEEIATAEEMDEYEEKDKKLVIKIRDEAWESFLSPIRQEVDDVARMIDDLAEDSSQSTELKKVKNSLISIPNPLRRNVMPAVKDALILVRNEDSQARQNLIDWKKKQEDLNEDRYSSHLHSQSIESALNVAEIKPIFSDDSPIINGSEILNKCFDAALGRDPRVIAFGQDVGKLGDVNQGFKGLQEKYGKLRVSDTGIRECTIIGQAIGMALRGLRPIAEIQYLDYLLYAIQIISDDLATLHWRTKGGQKAPVIIRSRGHRLEGIWHAGSPMGAICHLLRGMHILVPRNMTQAAGFYNTLLQSDEPCLIVEVLNGYRLKEKLPDNISEFTVPLGVSEILREGKDVTLVTYGACCRIALEAAEHLKKTGIETEIIDVQSLLPFDTRGMILESLKKTSRIVFLDEDVPGGCTAYMMQEVLEKQKGYYWLDSEPRTLPAKPHRTAFGSDGDYFSKPNVEQIFETIYELMHEADPGKYPLFYK; encoded by the coding sequence ATGCTGGAGACCAAAGAAAAGACTATAAAGTTAAAATCAATCACGCTATCAAAAGAAGAAATCATTAGTGATTATCGCTTAGCTTTCAAGAATCGGCAAGCCTGTGTACTGGGCCGGAGAGAGGTAATGGGAGGAAAAGCCAAGTTCGGCATTTTTGGTGATGGCAAAGAAATCCCACAAATCGCATTAGCCAAAGCTTTTCGGTTGGGAGATATTCGTTCCGGGTATTATCGAGATCAAACCCTTGTGATGGCGTTAGGTATTCACACAATCCACGAATTTTTTGCACAACTATATGCACATACAGATGTTGAAGCCGAACCCGCTACCGCCGGTCGTTCCATGAACTGCCATTTTGCAACAAGGAGCCTCTCTGATGATGGCAGTTGGAAAGATATGATGTCTGAATACAATTCTGCTTCGGACATTTCTCCAACGGGCTCACAAATGCCGAAACTGGTAGGATTGTCCTACGCTTCTAAATTGTATCGCGAATTGAAAGAACTGCAATCGTTCAAACAATTTTCTAATAATGGAAATGAAATTGCATTTGGAACCATTGGTAATGCCAGCTGTGCAGAAGGAATGTTTTGGGAATCTATTAATGCGATCGGTGTTTTAAAAGCCCCCATGGTGCTTTCCATTTGGGATGATCATTATGGCATTTCCGTTCCAAACGAAGAACAAGTTACCAAAGAAAATATTTCAGAGCTATTGAAAGGTTTCCAACGAAAGCCGGGTAACAATCCTGGTTATGACATCTACACGGTTAAAGGATGGCAATACCCGGAATTAATCGAAATCTACCAGAAAGCTGCAAAAATTGCCAGGGAGCAACATGTCCCTTCAATCATCCATGTGACTGAAATCACCCAACCCCAGGGCCACTCTACATCGGGAAGTCATGAGCGTTATAAATCTAAAGAAAGGCTTGTATGGGAGGATGAGTTTGACGGCATCAGGAAGATGCGGGAATGGATGATTGGTGAAGAGATAGCCACTGCTGAAGAAATGGATGAATACGAAGAAAAAGATAAAAAATTAGTGATCAAAATCAGGGATGAGGCCTGGGAGAGTTTTCTGTCTCCGATTCGACAGGAAGTGGATGATGTGGCAAGAATGATTGATGATTTGGCTGAAGATTCATCGCAATCGACTGAATTGAAAAAAGTCAAGAATTCCCTGATCAGTATTCCAAATCCGTTGCGCCGAAACGTGATGCCTGCAGTAAAGGACGCCTTAATTTTGGTCAGGAATGAAGATTCACAAGCCAGGCAAAATTTAATCGATTGGAAGAAAAAACAAGAAGATTTGAATGAAGATCGTTACAGTTCCCATTTGCACAGCCAGTCGATAGAATCTGCCCTCAATGTAGCAGAGATCAAACCGATTTTTTCTGATGATTCTCCTATAATTAATGGTTCTGAAATTTTAAATAAATGTTTTGATGCCGCACTTGGACGGGATCCCCGGGTCATTGCATTCGGGCAGGATGTTGGCAAGCTTGGCGACGTTAACCAGGGGTTTAAAGGTCTGCAGGAGAAATATGGCAAGCTAAGGGTTTCAGACACTGGAATTCGTGAATGCACGATCATCGGTCAAGCGATTGGTATGGCTTTGCGTGGATTACGACCCATTGCTGAAATTCAGTATCTGGACTATCTCCTGTATGCCATCCAAATTATATCCGATGATTTGGCTACCCTGCATTGGCGCACCAAAGGCGGTCAGAAGGCGCCTGTCATTATCCGATCGAGAGGCCATAGGCTTGAGGGTATCTGGCATGCCGGCTCGCCCATGGGGGCCATTTGTCACCTACTTAGAGGAATGCATATCCTGGTTCCACGCAATATGACGCAAGCAGCCGGATTCTACAATACTCTACTGCAATCTGATGAGCCATGCTTAATAGTGGAGGTATTAAACGGATATCGATTGAAAGAAAAATTACCGGATAATATTAGTGAATTTACTGTCCCATTGGGTGTATCGGAAATTTTGCGAGAAGGTAAAGATGTTACACTTGTTACCTATGGCGCTTGCTGCCGGATTGCATTAGAGGCTGCCGAGCACTTAAAAAAGACAGGTATCGAAACAGAAATTATCGATGTACAATCTCTTTTGCCTTTTGATACCCGAGGCATGATCCTGGAATCTTTGAAGAAGACCAGCCGCATTGTTTTTCTTGATGAAGATGTACCAGGTGGTTGTACAGCCTACATGATGCAAGAAGTATTGGAGAAACAAAAAGGCTATTATTGGCTTGATTCCGAGCCTCGGACTCTGCCGGCCAAACCGCATAGAACTGCGTTTGGATCTGATGGCGATTATTTCTCCAAACCGAATGTCGAGCAAATTTTTGAGACCATTTATGAATTGATGCATGAGGCTGACCCTGGGAAATACCCATTGTTCTATAAGTAA
- a CDS encoding PhzF family phenazine biosynthesis protein — MKIPIYQIDAFTSKVFSGNPAAVCPLDEWLEDSILQSIALENNLSETAFFIPESEGYHLRWFTPVAEVDLCGHATLATAYVIFNDINTRIEKVSFQTRSGLLIVTSKANLLQLDFPAQPPEPCEADQKLLQALGGNPLHVLQNDDYFVTYETEAEIRNLKPNMQLLNTVDSRGVIVTAKGDQADFVSRFFAPRYGIPEDPVTGSAHCALIPYWSDKLGKTKLHAYQLSARGGELFCEHNGDRVIIAGCCVKYMEGFITI, encoded by the coding sequence ATGAAAATCCCAATCTACCAAATAGATGCGTTTACGAGCAAGGTGTTTTCCGGAAATCCGGCTGCTGTCTGTCCATTGGATGAGTGGCTAGAGGATTCAATACTGCAGTCTATCGCATTAGAAAACAATCTATCCGAAACTGCGTTTTTTATTCCTGAATCGGAAGGATATCATTTACGCTGGTTTACTCCAGTTGCAGAAGTGGATTTGTGTGGCCATGCGACTTTAGCTACTGCATATGTCATTTTTAACGACATTAATACAAGGATCGAAAAGGTTTCATTTCAAACAAGAAGCGGTTTGTTGATCGTTACCAGTAAGGCCAATTTGCTGCAGCTGGATTTTCCCGCCCAGCCACCTGAACCCTGTGAAGCGGATCAAAAATTATTGCAAGCTTTAGGAGGAAACCCGCTTCATGTATTGCAAAATGATGATTATTTCGTAACCTATGAAACTGAAGCAGAAATCAGGAACCTAAAACCCAATATGCAATTGTTGAATACCGTGGACTCTAGAGGAGTCATCGTTACCGCCAAAGGAGACCAGGCAGATTTTGTTTCCCGATTTTTCGCTCCGAGATACGGCATACCGGAAGACCCAGTGACAGGATCTGCCCATTGCGCTTTGATTCCATATTGGTCGGATAAGCTTGGCAAAACCAAATTACATGCGTACCAGCTTTCAGCTCGTGGAGGAGAATTATTTTGTGAACACAATGGCGATCGTGTGATTATTGCCGGTTGTTGTGTTAAATATATGGAGGGTTTTATCACGATATAA